A genomic region of Candidatus Aramenus sp. CH1 contains the following coding sequences:
- a CDS encoding ABC transporter permease — translation MRVLSKLHAFLYLRGFKVWLSYRTQVFLTVLSWTLPVFTYYFVGTSLGDSFVKDIGVKDYTSFFVIGLAFQGYVSSVITTVSQRIRNEQLYGTIEYYVLSRSGVTSFLFYSSLWGFTVNTVNAVIILLVGLGLGVRYNVNVLSSLAIVAMLLLSTLGLAFLSGAFTMVIKQGNPISLFFSTFTTLTTGVVFPVTDLPPLVRDVSFALPLTWALDGLRLTMLNGYSLTQVAPILEVLALFDMVLVTLGIWAFKYAFNIARVKGTLGEY, via the coding sequence ATGAGGGTGTTGTCCAAGCTTCACGCTTTCCTCTACTTGAGGGGATTTAAAGTATGGCTCTCCTATAGGACTCAAGTATTCCTTACCGTGCTTTCGTGGACCCTCCCAGTGTTTACCTATTACTTTGTGGGAACTTCCCTTGGGGACAGCTTCGTGAAAGATATAGGCGTCAAGGACTACACCAGCTTTTTCGTTATAGGTCTCGCCTTCCAGGGCTACGTGTCGTCTGTGATAACCACTGTAAGCCAGAGGATCAGGAACGAGCAACTGTACGGTACTATAGAGTATTACGTCCTGTCGAGGTCAGGGGTAACCTCATTCCTCTTCTACTCTTCGCTTTGGGGGTTTACGGTGAACACGGTAAACGCAGTAATAATACTCCTTGTGGGCTTGGGCTTGGGGGTTAGGTACAACGTTAACGTTCTCTCCTCGTTAGCAATAGTAGCGATGCTACTGCTCTCAACGCTAGGCCTCGCGTTTTTGTCAGGGGCCTTTACGATGGTAATAAAACAGGGCAACCCGATATCTTTGTTTTTCTCTACGTTTACTACGTTGACTACTGGAGTTGTGTTCCCGGTCACTGACCTTCCCCCATTGGTTAGGGACGTGAGTTTTGCTCTACCCCTTACGTGGGCCCTCGATGGCCTTAGGCTCACGATGTTAAATGGCTATTCCTTGACGCAAGTTGCCCCCATACTAGAGGTTTTAGCGCTATTCGATATGGTGTTAGTTACCCTAGGGATATGGGCCTTTAAATACGCGTTCAACATAGCTAGAGTTAAGGGCACCCTAGGTGAGTATTAA
- a CDS encoding Hsp20/alpha crystallin family protein, with amino-acid sequence MSITSAIKNELIKRAEELSRGFYEVTYPPVDVYEEGGYLVIVADMPGFNKANIKARITPQNELVIEAEREISEAGKRYVSQRPKKVYKVIRLPVTVKKDGEIAGKYENGVLTLRLPIEGTATIKIE; translated from the coding sequence GTGAGCATAACCTCGGCCATTAAAAACGAGCTGATAAAGAGGGCAGAGGAGCTGAGCAGGGGGTTTTACGAGGTCACTTATCCCCCTGTTGACGTCTACGAGGAAGGAGGGTACCTCGTAATCGTAGCGGACATGCCTGGTTTCAATAAGGCCAACATTAAGGCGAGGATCACGCCACAGAACGAGCTAGTCATAGAGGCGGAGAGGGAAATAAGCGAGGCTGGAAAGAGGTACGTAAGCCAGCGTCCGAAGAAAGTGTACAAGGTAATAAGGCTCCCAGTAACCGTCAAGAAAGACGGAGAGATAGCCGGCAAGTACGAGAACGGCGTTCTAACGCTTAGGTTACCAATAGAGGGGACTGCAACCATTAAGATCGAGTGA
- a CDS encoding quinol oxidase — protein sequence MDRVTIVAIVFSILVAGWILGTGQWAYGNVVGPLVNNSKLPKLQITYAEMTPVSNGTELILNITDVDGPDAYPASGTMLIISNSTYTLVLNSSQIAHDIVKIIQAPWNENKKDSVNWYSGFVIVLGSEAQFNLVIPVHLSPGTYKLTIVTPAVSQSRWATATVTLS from the coding sequence ATGGACAGAGTGACTATCGTTGCAATAGTGTTTTCAATCCTTGTAGCAGGGTGGATTCTGGGAACTGGTCAGTGGGCTTACGGGAACGTTGTAGGTCCCCTGGTGAATAACTCAAAGCTACCAAAACTTCAGATCACGTATGCCGAGATGACCCCAGTCAGCAATGGCACTGAGCTAATACTGAACATAACTGACGTAGATGGTCCAGACGCGTATCCTGCCTCCGGCACAATGCTGATAATAAGCAACTCCACGTATACGTTGGTCTTGAACTCCAGCCAAATAGCTCACGATATTGTCAAGATCATACAAGCCCCGTGGAACGAGAACAAGAAGGACTCCGTGAACTGGTACTCCGGTTTCGTGATAGTGTTAGGTAGTGAGGCCCAGTTTAACCTAGTAATCCCAGTGCACCTCAGTCCGGGTACGTATAAATTAACGATAGTGACACCTGCAGTTTCCCAGTCTAGGTGGGCCACTGCAACCGTGACTTTAAGCTAA
- a CDS encoding transporter, with protein sequence MINGETATRAFRGDYITSFLAYTVPTYVLVTPAFFVSSLPLPTWLSFLVVSIPFGGRIVGAIAYQRVIALLGSRLTYLASFISLGFLALSSALTYNVFSLVLVRFLVGVSFGLATSLAMEQAVRSENRLIQALTLSGWAVGWIMGALAYISMVNFYLVTVSGALSFPLSLLYRKVEAFEGTSPAFKLEMPPFVAVLVFFLSFEPAFVLQLAPSLLESEGGIVWLVVGYVASIPMYFVIPALSRVFGETRALATSTVITAVAGATFFLTDNSLALVPFNAFGLGINSMAPRVAELYGANARNMGIALNAAAVGGVFVPVVSSMDVKVLASTVTLASMLLLLLLGVKRRGTVTITY encoded by the coding sequence TTGATAAACGGTGAAACTGCTACGAGGGCTTTCAGGGGAGACTACATCACTTCCTTCCTAGCTTACACCGTTCCAACTTACGTGCTGGTAACCCCCGCGTTTTTCGTTTCCTCCTTACCCCTGCCCACGTGGCTTTCCTTCCTCGTTGTGTCAATACCCTTTGGCGGTAGGATCGTAGGAGCGATAGCGTACCAAAGGGTTATAGCGCTCCTGGGCTCCAGGCTGACGTACTTAGCGTCGTTTATTTCCCTTGGTTTTCTAGCGTTGTCAAGTGCGCTGACCTACAACGTTTTCTCGCTTGTACTCGTCAGGTTTCTAGTTGGTGTCTCGTTCGGGCTAGCAACGTCTCTCGCTATGGAGCAGGCAGTGAGATCGGAAAATAGGCTGATCCAGGCGTTAACCCTTAGCGGATGGGCAGTAGGTTGGATCATGGGAGCTCTAGCGTATATCTCTATGGTCAACTTTTACCTTGTAACGGTGTCTGGAGCGCTCAGTTTTCCGCTTTCGTTGCTCTATAGGAAGGTAGAGGCTTTTGAGGGGACAAGTCCTGCGTTCAAGTTGGAAATGCCGCCATTTGTCGCAGTCCTTGTATTCTTTCTCTCATTTGAGCCTGCTTTCGTGCTACAGCTGGCGCCCTCGTTGCTCGAGAGTGAAGGTGGAATAGTCTGGCTAGTAGTAGGTTATGTAGCGTCAATACCCATGTACTTCGTGATTCCCGCACTGTCGAGGGTCTTTGGGGAGACTAGGGCATTAGCCACTTCTACGGTCATCACTGCAGTAGCTGGAGCGACCTTTTTCCTTACTGACAATTCACTGGCGTTGGTGCCCTTCAACGCTTTCGGCCTAGGGATAAACTCCATGGCTCCTAGGGTGGCTGAACTTTACGGAGCCAACGCCAGGAATATGGGGATAGCACTGAACGCAGCTGCTGTTGGAGGTGTTTTCGTGCCAGTGGTCAGCTCTATGGACGTAAAAGTATTAGCTTCAACCGTTACGTTAGCCTCTATGCTCTTGCTTCTGCTACTTGGGGTAAAGAGGAGAGGGACGGTTACGATAACATATTAA
- a CDS encoding MFS transporter, which translates to MNRKWIALTNTTIAIFIAFANYNMIIISLPAIFQGLDFNPTNAGAVAYLLWLILGYMVITSSFTVTIGRISDAYGRARLYVIGLVIFTVASLLLSSVSATGTAGVLQLIVFRILQGVGGGFLMVNSAAILADYFPRQELGRALGLNQVAGLVGGIAGLILGGVLSAINWRLIFLVNVPIGAFAAVWAYKTLKDIGEKRKGKIDLAGNLLFTGFITLLLIAVSYALIPYGNSQLGFENPIFWIGLPTSLIMLIAFVFVERRVKDPMFNLSLFRIRDFSIANLTNITSSLVRQGITIMFILLLEAIWLPLHGYSFSSVPFWAGIYLIPNLVGFAIFGTLGGYLADRYGSKYFTSGGLFLSAIGFVFLYFLSYDFNYFDFAVSIFVIGAGLGLFNSPNLADIMSSVPPSFRGAASGMRAALGNTASTASVALYFVIVISGMASALPSALSSALSSAGITAVPSIPASVALFSALLGYDPLSPLASHLPPSLAQEISSPQFFSLAIAPAFASSFKEIVLISIVILIISGILSLVRSGRRAENLGELGKNTERVQKPEEVTPKRV; encoded by the coding sequence ATGAACAGAAAGTGGATAGCCCTTACTAATACTACCATAGCAATTTTCATCGCTTTCGCCAACTACAATATGATAATCATCTCGTTGCCAGCTATATTTCAGGGGCTGGACTTTAACCCCACTAACGCTGGCGCAGTGGCTTACTTGCTGTGGCTAATACTAGGTTACATGGTAATAACCTCCTCGTTCACCGTCACAATAGGGAGGATCTCGGACGCGTATGGAAGGGCAAGGCTTTACGTCATTGGTCTAGTGATCTTCACAGTGGCTTCCTTGCTTCTTTCCTCAGTCTCGGCCACGGGGACAGCAGGCGTGCTCCAGCTAATCGTGTTCAGAATCCTACAGGGCGTCGGTGGTGGGTTCCTCATGGTCAACAGTGCTGCTATACTTGCAGACTACTTCCCTAGACAAGAACTGGGTAGGGCCCTAGGGCTAAACCAAGTTGCAGGACTAGTGGGAGGAATAGCTGGGCTCATACTGGGAGGAGTGCTCTCCGCCATAAACTGGAGGCTTATCTTCCTTGTGAACGTACCTATAGGCGCTTTCGCTGCAGTTTGGGCATACAAGACCTTAAAGGATATAGGGGAGAAGAGAAAGGGAAAGATAGATCTGGCAGGCAACTTGCTCTTCACTGGTTTCATAACCCTGCTCTTGATAGCCGTCTCTTATGCCCTCATACCTTATGGTAATTCCCAGCTAGGCTTTGAAAACCCAATATTCTGGATAGGTCTTCCTACTTCCTTAATAATGCTAATAGCCTTTGTGTTCGTCGAGAGAAGGGTCAAAGACCCTATGTTCAACCTTTCTCTTTTCAGAATAAGGGACTTCTCCATAGCCAACTTAACTAACATAACATCGTCGCTGGTGAGACAGGGGATTACGATAATGTTTATCCTACTGTTGGAGGCGATATGGCTACCGCTACATGGCTACTCCTTTTCTTCTGTGCCCTTCTGGGCGGGAATCTACTTGATACCAAACCTAGTGGGCTTTGCTATATTCGGCACGCTGGGTGGATACTTAGCGGACAGGTACGGCTCTAAGTACTTTACCTCTGGGGGTCTTTTCCTTTCAGCCATTGGCTTCGTATTCCTTTACTTCCTTTCGTACGACTTCAACTACTTCGACTTCGCGGTTAGCATCTTTGTCATAGGCGCCGGTCTAGGGCTCTTTAACTCGCCAAACCTAGCAGACATAATGAGCTCCGTTCCTCCTAGCTTTAGGGGAGCCGCATCTGGGATGAGGGCAGCACTGGGCAACACTGCTTCCACTGCAAGCGTTGCCCTCTACTTCGTGATAGTAATCTCTGGGATGGCGTCTGCTTTGCCTTCTGCCCTGTCCTCTGCCCTAAGCTCAGCAGGCATAACTGCTGTGCCAAGTATACCCGCTAGCGTTGCCCTCTTCTCAGCTCTCTTAGGCTACGACCCCTTGTCCCCCTTAGCCTCCCACCTACCACCTTCCCTTGCCCAAGAGATATCTAGTCCACAGTTCTTCTCCCTCGCCATTGCTCCAGCTTTTGCCTCGTCCTTTAAGGAGATCGTCCTCATCTCCATAGTCATACTTATTATCTCTGGTATCCTCTCTTTAGTAAGATCAGGGAGAAGGGCTGAAAATCTTGGAGAACTGGGAAAAAATACTGAGAGGGTTCAGAAACCTGAAGAGGTTACTCCAAAGAGAGTCTGA
- a CDS encoding ABC transporter ATP-binding protein: MIETLDLTKVYSLKGKEVVALSSVTFSTKGGITAIVGHNGAGKTTLIKVLSTLVIPTSGDAFVEGYSVTRDEKKVRKLIGLVSVSERQFYYRLSAMDNLLFFSSLQGLSLGEARSRARELLEMLGLREWENVPYMKFSTGMQRKLAMARALITDPPVLLLDEPTLGLDPMSAREFRNLLKGLRGKTVLFSSHYLKEVEELADKVVLLKRGRKVGEGTPEELKAKLGRMVEVKVKSVPRGMERFVVVAYGGVSVLRLPEKEVDKVEGFGELRVVEPTLEDVYAYFVGEEQDSARMERVRRRWMPRD, encoded by the coding sequence ATGATAGAGACGCTAGACTTAACCAAAGTGTACTCATTAAAGGGCAAGGAAGTAGTAGCCTTGTCCTCCGTCACCTTCTCTACTAAGGGAGGTATAACTGCCATTGTAGGGCATAACGGTGCAGGTAAGACAACGCTGATCAAGGTGCTCTCCACGTTGGTTATTCCCACCTCTGGTGACGCTTTCGTTGAGGGCTACAGCGTTACCAGGGACGAAAAGAAGGTGAGGAAGTTGATAGGCCTAGTTAGCGTGAGCGAGAGGCAGTTCTACTATAGGCTGTCCGCCATGGACAACTTGCTCTTCTTCTCCTCTCTTCAGGGGCTCTCCTTGGGGGAAGCGAGGTCGAGGGCAAGGGAACTCCTGGAAATGCTGGGCCTTAGGGAGTGGGAAAACGTGCCTTACATGAAGTTCAGCACTGGAATGCAGAGGAAACTTGCCATGGCGAGGGCCCTAATAACCGACCCTCCTGTGCTACTCTTAGACGAGCCTACCCTTGGCCTAGACCCCATGTCTGCCAGGGAGTTCAGGAACTTGCTAAAGGGACTAAGGGGGAAAACCGTGCTCTTCTCCTCCCACTACTTAAAGGAGGTAGAGGAGCTAGCAGATAAGGTAGTATTACTGAAGAGGGGGAGGAAAGTCGGCGAAGGAACGCCAGAGGAACTCAAAGCCAAGCTAGGCAGGATGGTGGAGGTAAAGGTAAAGAGTGTGCCTAGGGGAATGGAAAGGTTTGTGGTGGTAGCTTACGGAGGCGTATCTGTCCTTAGGCTACCAGAAAAGGAAGTGGACAAGGTAGAGGGCTTCGGGGAGCTAAGGGTAGTGGAGCCTACTCTAGAGGACGTTTACGCCTACTTCGTGGGAGAGGAACAGGACTCCGCAAGGATGGAGCGGGTGAGGAGAAGGTGGATGCCAAGGGACTAA
- a CDS encoding DUF929 domain-containing protein codes for MILVVFFMISFSLWSSIVSIFYPDPLNHLVRVSGRDFDNSSVAVYFITWYGCPYGATVSWSLYVFLKKFGNVTVEPHYSIVEGDIGSPVPGLLFLNYSSKRISFHVLYLYNQYLNATPNGTSIDNLVTYGLAIIKQEESPWVYSLIKEYEVDVPLVSPFSDVVNSGNPPHVATTLIITSPKGTFMLIGYPSTLSPQDVLSISSNVTYLLALVNSSKVPPQILSFSEQLVQDV; via the coding sequence TTGATCTTAGTTGTTTTCTTCATGATTTCCTTCTCGCTCTGGAGCTCCATCGTTTCCATCTTTTACCCAGACCCGCTGAACCACTTGGTGAGGGTCTCTGGAAGGGACTTCGACAATAGCTCAGTTGCCGTCTATTTTATAACGTGGTACGGATGTCCCTACGGCGCAACAGTTTCTTGGTCCCTCTACGTGTTCCTGAAGAAGTTCGGAAACGTCACTGTAGAGCCCCACTACAGCATAGTCGAGGGGGATATAGGCTCCCCAGTCCCTGGTCTGCTGTTCTTAAATTACTCGTCAAAGCGAATCTCCTTCCACGTCCTTTACCTTTACAACCAGTACCTTAACGCCACTCCTAATGGGACGAGTATAGATAACTTGGTAACGTATGGTCTTGCTATAATAAAACAGGAGGAATCACCTTGGGTATACTCGCTAATCAAGGAATACGAAGTAGACGTTCCCCTTGTATCGCCCTTCAGTGACGTCGTTAACTCCGGTAACCCTCCACATGTAGCTACTACCTTGATTATAACCTCACCAAAAGGTACCTTCATGCTCATAGGCTACCCCTCAACGCTTTCCCCTCAGGACGTCCTTAGCATATCCTCCAACGTGACTTACTTGCTTGCGCTCGTGAACTCGAGTAAGGTCCCCCCTCAGATACTCTCCTTCTCTGAACAGCTTGTCCAAGACGTTTAG
- a CDS encoding MarR family transcriptional regulator, with protein sequence MENWEKILRGFRNLKRLLQRESEKHGYSYTEIQVLFQVSIGPRNITEIAEQIGIGKSTVTELVEKLEKKGLVSKEKQEEDKRYVRISITEEGKKVLDSTREEYKKILTSILTRVNEEEVIKFFEEVEKELEKEPK encoded by the coding sequence TTGGAGAACTGGGAAAAAATACTGAGAGGGTTCAGAAACCTGAAGAGGTTACTCCAAAGAGAGTCTGAAAAGCACGGTTATAGCTACACCGAAATCCAAGTTTTGTTCCAAGTTTCCATTGGCCCCAGGAACATAACGGAAATAGCGGAGCAGATAGGAATAGGGAAGTCCACAGTAACTGAGCTTGTGGAAAAGCTTGAAAAGAAAGGGCTGGTGAGTAAGGAAAAGCAGGAGGAGGACAAAAGGTACGTTAGGATATCGATAACTGAAGAAGGGAAAAAAGTGTTGGACAGCACTAGGGAAGAGTACAAGAAGATCCTCACATCGATCCTGACGAGGGTGAACGAGGAAGAGGTCATCAAGTTCTTTGAAGAAGTGGAAAAGGAGCTGGAAAAGGAGCCTAAGTAA
- a CDS encoding DoxX family membrane protein: protein MSGKELLNPGNSTRLEYLWPVRFAVGWMYLDGGLRKAVLKPAKLDPNSSSFVGGKLVNFLPHAGPFKSFLLMTLENRSLDVTFLTVFSYIEILVGLFLVIGLLSRLASLGALAMAVGFAPAYWLGSTCEDEWQIGALLTAGSITLMLTAPGRVLGLDYFLYKKFGDRPLAKNVPILKWIKLW from the coding sequence ATGTCCGGAAAAGAGTTACTTAATCCAGGCAATAGCACTAGGCTAGAGTACTTGTGGCCAGTCAGGTTTGCAGTAGGCTGGATGTATTTGGACGGAGGACTAAGGAAGGCTGTCTTGAAGCCAGCAAAGCTTGATCCCAATTCGTCCTCTTTCGTTGGAGGGAAACTGGTCAACTTCCTGCCACATGCAGGCCCATTTAAGTCCTTCCTGCTGATGACCTTAGAAAACAGATCCCTAGACGTCACGTTCTTAACGGTCTTTAGCTATATAGAGATACTAGTAGGTCTATTCCTCGTGATAGGCCTATTGAGCAGGTTAGCGTCACTCGGAGCTCTAGCTATGGCAGTCGGTTTTGCACCAGCCTACTGGCTTGGCTCCACTTGTGAAGACGAATGGCAAATAGGTGCTCTACTCACTGCGGGCTCAATAACCCTAATGCTGACCGCACCAGGAAGGGTATTAGGCCTCGATTACTTCCTTTACAAGAAGTTCGGAGACAGGCCCTTAGCTAAGAACGTGCCAATACTGAAGTGGATAAAGCTGTGGTGA
- a CDS encoding AarF/UbiB family protein, which translates to MLKRTLEVSFKLLPRILMIRHYRDLYLKGKEIDEKEVEREAEKLLNVLISLGPTFIKIGQMLSVHSDVLPEGYLKVLSRLQDQVPPSPWESVKQIIDEDLGERAKELEINPVPISSASIGQVYLAKYKGKEVVVKVNRPRIRETVKEDIQVIRRLMPFLKFIFDESFYESFKAIVNDFSSRIFEEMDFTKEEFYMRKIAEELSAFPDVIVPKPYFSTKRVLVMEYVKGYKVTSEEAKKIVEPSYLAYKVFKVFMVMLLEKEYFHADPHPGNIAVDEKGNLIIYDFGMVGRMDKDTRNKLIRAYASLVRLDGIGLVRVLEELGAVQPEADRELLAKGIEIFLSAFRDVTPETLEVEQFLNAANEVFYRFPLRLPQKLVLYIRMTSTLGGTCLQIDPEFKFFEKLVELIEEEGLELSAMVDEIRDTFSSALRKFRMSLLEKPILTKKEKVDKIPIVFIVVALIIYLILKQPVPSILVALLGLALKR; encoded by the coding sequence ATGCTCAAGAGAACTCTTGAGGTCTCCTTTAAGCTTCTTCCGAGGATCCTCATGATAAGGCATTACAGGGATCTTTACCTTAAAGGCAAGGAGATCGACGAGAAAGAGGTGGAAAGAGAGGCAGAAAAACTGCTTAACGTGCTGATTTCCCTCGGTCCCACTTTTATTAAGATAGGCCAAATGCTCTCAGTGCACTCAGACGTGTTGCCGGAGGGATACCTTAAGGTCCTCTCGAGGCTCCAAGACCAGGTTCCGCCTTCCCCTTGGGAGAGCGTAAAGCAAATTATTGACGAGGATTTAGGGGAGAGGGCAAAGGAGCTGGAGATAAACCCTGTGCCCATTTCCTCTGCGAGCATAGGGCAGGTCTACTTAGCCAAATACAAGGGAAAGGAAGTAGTTGTGAAGGTGAACAGACCAAGGATTAGGGAGACAGTAAAGGAGGATATCCAAGTTATAAGGAGACTGATGCCTTTTCTTAAGTTCATATTTGACGAGTCCTTTTACGAGAGCTTCAAGGCAATAGTCAACGACTTTTCCTCGAGGATATTCGAGGAGATGGACTTCACAAAGGAGGAGTTTTACATGAGGAAGATAGCCGAGGAGCTCAGCGCGTTCCCTGACGTCATAGTGCCAAAGCCCTACTTCTCTACCAAGAGGGTGCTGGTCATGGAGTACGTCAAGGGATATAAGGTCACAAGCGAGGAGGCAAAGAAAATCGTGGAGCCGAGCTACCTTGCGTACAAGGTGTTCAAGGTGTTCATGGTCATGTTGTTGGAGAAGGAGTACTTCCACGCAGACCCCCATCCAGGGAACATAGCAGTGGACGAAAAGGGAAACTTAATCATTTACGACTTCGGCATGGTCGGGAGGATGGACAAGGACACTAGGAACAAGCTAATTAGGGCGTACGCTTCCCTAGTTAGGCTGGACGGCATAGGGCTAGTTAGAGTCTTGGAGGAGTTGGGCGCAGTTCAGCCAGAAGCAGATAGAGAGCTGTTGGCAAAGGGTATAGAGATCTTCTTGAGCGCCTTTCGCGACGTGACGCCGGAGACGTTAGAAGTCGAGCAGTTCTTGAACGCGGCTAACGAGGTATTTTACAGGTTCCCTTTGAGGTTGCCCCAGAAGTTGGTGCTATACATAAGGATGACGTCTACGTTGGGAGGGACTTGCCTGCAGATAGATCCCGAGTTTAAGTTCTTCGAAAAACTAGTGGAGCTCATAGAAGAAGAAGGGCTCGAGCTCTCTGCCATGGTGGACGAGATCAGGGACACCTTTTCCTCAGCGCTGAGGAAGTTTAGGATGTCTCTGCTGGAGAAACCCATACTCACTAAGAAGGAGAAGGTAGACAAAATACCCATTGTCTTCATTGTCGTAGCTTTGATTATATACTTGATACTTAAACAGCCAGTTCCTTCGATACTAGTTGCGTTACTGGGGTTGGCATTAAAAAGGTAA
- a CDS encoding alcohol dehydrogenase catalytic domain-containing protein — translation MRALFFNENGIDNLKYGELPEPSLTEGEILIRVVKAGVTQLDYMTVNSMKVSPLPHVPGSEFAGIVEEVKGEASVDPGDKVAVYTRTFDGTCSFCREGKEMLCTSGKRIGIDENGGYAEYVKVPSNLVVKADLHWDLMASLSVSALAPYHALKEARVGIGATVVVFGASGSAGIFATQLAEIMGATVVAVTDHDLKISRHTVPYSQAEDYVRALTDGEMADVVVNPLGAKYWDLGVRLLRKSGRMVFFGTLTGSKVTLDLSSAYLSHVSFIGTFRGSFQEFKELAELCWKCKPYTWREFSLEEGKDALLALKSPERKGRIMLKVT, via the coding sequence ATGAGAGCGTTGTTTTTCAACGAGAACGGCATAGATAACCTAAAGTACGGAGAACTCCCGGAGCCCTCCTTAACCGAGGGCGAGATCCTAATTAGAGTCGTAAAGGCGGGGGTTACCCAGTTGGACTACATGACAGTAAACTCAATGAAGGTCAGCCCTCTACCCCACGTCCCGGGCTCAGAGTTTGCCGGAATAGTGGAGGAAGTGAAAGGAGAAGCTAGCGTAGACCCAGGCGATAAGGTGGCGGTGTACACTAGGACTTTCGACGGGACTTGTAGCTTCTGCAGGGAGGGAAAGGAGATGCTATGTACCTCGGGGAAGAGGATAGGGATTGATGAGAACGGCGGTTACGCAGAGTACGTAAAGGTACCGTCAAACTTGGTGGTAAAAGCTGACCTCCACTGGGACTTGATGGCGTCCTTGTCCGTTTCCGCCCTGGCCCCTTACCACGCGCTCAAAGAGGCCAGGGTTGGAATAGGAGCGACAGTAGTAGTTTTTGGAGCGTCGGGGAGCGCGGGGATTTTTGCCACTCAGTTAGCAGAGATCATGGGAGCCACGGTAGTGGCAGTAACAGACCACGATCTTAAGATCTCAAGACACACAGTTCCCTATTCGCAAGCTGAGGACTACGTGAGGGCTCTCACGGACGGGGAAATGGCAGACGTCGTCGTGAACCCCCTTGGTGCAAAGTACTGGGATCTCGGTGTGAGGCTGTTAAGGAAGTCTGGAAGGATGGTGTTTTTCGGCACTCTTACCGGGAGTAAGGTCACCTTAGATCTAAGCTCTGCTTACTTGTCCCACGTAAGCTTCATAGGTACATTTAGGGGCTCTTTCCAAGAGTTTAAGGAACTGGCAGAGCTTTGTTGGAAATGCAAGCCGTACACGTGGAGGGAGTTCTCGCTGGAAGAGGGGAAGGATGCTCTCCTCGCGTTAAAGTCGCCAGAGAGAAAAGGAAGGATTATGCTTAAGGTTACTTAG
- a CDS encoding MFS transporter, whose product MSNRANYLGSYVSWVMDSYDLGAVVITATVLERLFYPTLGLIGSVLPIVFTVVTRPLGGFLLGYWSDLYGRKRTLVFTVLGYSLAIGLTGLLPTYYQIGLLAPVLLSILRMVQGIFIGGDVSSSFTLAMESVRKWRGLASGVMQSGTLVGFVIVDLLFSYLSLQSGFIEVGWRIIFLLGTIPAVLALIIRYKVTESKVYLESEKLPPLKGLKPVLQTIVVMIGFWVMIYAGPQFVPVFLGSVLKLKPSVYGELALFMNLIGIPAMTISGVISDFIGRRTMALISIGVALATAWSFYFFVIHDLLLSILVFGFGMNLPSAITPAYLAERFKTFSRATGVGFSYNGAFIVAGFTSLVISLFSRYAPTNAVAFSVLAFGSVLSVIGLLAGPETTKQSELVVS is encoded by the coding sequence ATGAGCAATAGGGCAAACTACCTAGGCTCTTACGTCTCTTGGGTCATGGACTCGTACGATCTCGGCGCAGTAGTGATAACTGCAACGGTCTTGGAAAGGCTATTCTACCCCACCTTAGGTCTCATAGGTTCTGTATTACCTATAGTCTTTACCGTAGTCACTAGACCTCTAGGAGGCTTTTTATTGGGATACTGGTCTGATCTCTACGGCAGAAAGAGGACTCTGGTCTTTACGGTCTTGGGCTACTCCTTGGCAATTGGGCTAACTGGCTTGCTTCCCACATACTATCAAATAGGGCTACTAGCCCCGGTTCTGCTTTCTATACTAAGGATGGTACAAGGGATCTTCATAGGTGGAGACGTTTCGTCGAGCTTTACCCTAGCAATGGAAAGTGTGAGGAAGTGGAGGGGCTTAGCGTCTGGGGTCATGCAGTCTGGGACGCTAGTGGGTTTCGTCATAGTTGACCTGCTGTTTAGCTACCTTTCTCTCCAATCTGGTTTCATCGAAGTGGGATGGAGGATCATTTTCCTACTTGGCACAATCCCCGCCGTTCTAGCGTTAATAATAAGGTATAAGGTGACGGAGTCCAAGGTCTACTTGGAGTCCGAGAAACTACCCCCGCTTAAGGGGCTAAAGCCCGTTTTGCAAACCATAGTGGTAATGATAGGCTTTTGGGTAATGATATACGCGGGCCCCCAGTTCGTCCCAGTCTTCCTAGGCTCAGTGTTGAAGCTAAAGCCCTCGGTATACGGCGAGTTAGCTCTCTTCATGAACTTGATAGGCATTCCAGCAATGACGATCTCTGGGGTTATTTCAGACTTCATAGGCAGGAGAACTATGGCATTAATAAGCATAGGAGTAGCGTTGGCAACCGCGTGGAGCTTCTACTTCTTTGTGATCCACGATCTCTTGTTGTCGATTCTCGTCTTTGGCTTTGGAATGAACCTCCCCTCAGCTATAACGCCGGCGTATCTCGCTGAAAGGTTCAAGACGTTTAGTAGGGCAACTGGCGTTGGGTTCTCTTACAATGGCGCGTTCATAGTTGCCGGTTTTACTTCTCTCGTAATCTCGCTATTCTCCAGATACGCGCCAACAAACGCAGTGGCGTTCTCAGTCCTAGCTTTTGGTTCAGTACTGTCAGTTATAGGTCTCCTAGCAGGCCCAGAGACAACAAAGCAGAGCGAGCTAGTAGTCAGTTAG